CTACCGCAACCTGCTGAGCGAGCCGCTGCTGGCACTGGCCAAAAAAGGCGCGTTCAACCTGCACGGCTCACTGCTGCCACGCTACCGTGGTCGCGCTCCGGCCAACTGGGTGCTGGTCAACGGCGAAACCGAAACCGGCGTCACCCTGCACCGCATGGTCAAGCGCGCTGATGCCGGCGCTATCGTTGCCCAGCAACGCGTTGCCATCGAGCGCAGCGACACCGGTCTGAGCCTGCACGCCAAACTGCGCACTGCCGCCAGCGACCTGCTGCGCGACACCCTGCCAAACATGCTGCAAGGCAAGATCACCGAAACTCCGCAAGACGAATCCAAGGCCACCGTATTCGGCCGTCGTACTCCGGCGGACGGCAAACTGGTCTGGGCCAAACCGGCCGAGCAGCTGTTCAACCTGGTTCGCGCCGTGACCCGTCCGTACCCGGGCGCCTTCTGCGCCGTGGGCGAGCACAAGCTGATCGTCTGGAGCGCCGAAGTCGTCAAGGGCAACGAAGGTCAGGCCCCTGGCCGTGTGATCAGCGTCGATCCGCTGCGCATTGCCTGCGGTGAAGATTCGCTGGTGATCAACGCCGGTCAGCGCAACGACAACGGCCTGTACCTGAGCGGCCCGCAACTGGCCAACGAACTGGGTCTGGTAGACGGCTCGCTGCTGCGCGGTGCCGAATCCGGTCGTGCGCCACGTCGCACCCGTGTGCTGATCCTGGGCGTCAACGGCTTCATCGGTAACCACCTGTCCGAGCGTCTGCTGCGTGACGACCGCTACGAGATCTATGGCCTGGACATCGGTTCCGACGCCATCGACCGCCTGCGCGACCACCCGCGTTTCCACTTCGTCGAAGGCGACATCAGCATTCACTCCGAGTGGATCGAGTACCACATCAAGAAGTGCGACGTGGTCCTGCCGCTGGTGGCCATCGCCACGCCGATCGAATACACCCGCAACCCGCTGCGCGTATTCGAACTGGACTTCGAAGAGAACCTGAAACTGGTTCGCTACTGCGTCAAGTACAACAAGCGCGTGATCTTCCCGTCGACTTCGGAAGTCTATGGCATGTGCCAGGACAAGAACTTCGACGAAGACAGCTCCAACCTGATCGTCGGCCCGATCAACAAGCAGCGCTGGATCTACTCGGTTTCCAAGCAACTGCTGGACCGCGTGATCTGGGCTTACGGCGCCAAGGGCCTGAACTTCACCCTGTTCCGTCCGTTCAACTGGATGGGGCCGCGTCTGGACCGTCTGGACTCGGCCCGTATCGGCAGCTCCCGCGCCATCACCCAGCTGATCCTGAACCTGGTGGAAGGCACTCCGATCCGTCTGTTCGACGGCGGCGAGCAGAAGCGCTGCTTCACCGACATCGCCGACGGCGTCGAGGCGCTGGCCCGCATCATCGACAACGACAACGATGTCTGCAACGGCCAGATCATCAACATCGGCAACCCGGAAAACGAAGCCAGCATCCGTCAGCTGGGCGAAGAACTGCTGCGTCAGTTCGAAGCTCACCCGCTGCGCAGCAACTTCCCTCCGTTCGCCGGTTTCCGCGACGTGGAAAGCAAGGCTTTCTACGGTGCCGGTTACCAGGACGTGGAACACCGCAAGCCAAGCATCGCCAACGCCAAGCGCCTGCTGAACTGGGAGCCGACCGTGGAAATGCGCGAGACCATCGGCAACACCCTGGACTTCTTCCTGCGTGAAGCCATGCTCGAAATCGCGGACAAGCGTTAATGCAGGCAGGTCTTCGTATCGATGTCGACACCTACCGAGGCACCCGTGAAGGGGTGCCCCGGTTGCTGGAAATCCTCGACGAAGCGCAGGTCAAGGCAACGTTTTTCTTCAGTGTCGGCCCGGACAACATGGGCCGACATCTGTGGCGCCTGATCCGCCCGCAGTTCCTCTGGAAAATGCTGCGTTCCAACGCCGCCGGCCTTTACGGCTGGGACATTCTGCTGGCCGGGACCGCCTGGCCGGGCAAACCGATCGGTCGCGATCTCGGGCACCTGATGCGTCAGG
This genomic window from Pseudomonas kribbensis contains:
- the arnA gene encoding bifunctional UDP-4-amino-4-deoxy-L-arabinose formyltransferase/UDP-glucuronic acid oxidase ArnA codes for the protein MSAKTVVFAYHDIGCAGIEALLNSGYDIAAVFTHADDPKENAFYASVAQLCASKGIPVHAPEDANHPLWIERIAKLDPEYIFSFYYRNLLSEPLLALAKKGAFNLHGSLLPRYRGRAPANWVLVNGETETGVTLHRMVKRADAGAIVAQQRVAIERSDTGLSLHAKLRTAASDLLRDTLPNMLQGKITETPQDESKATVFGRRTPADGKLVWAKPAEQLFNLVRAVTRPYPGAFCAVGEHKLIVWSAEVVKGNEGQAPGRVISVDPLRIACGEDSLVINAGQRNDNGLYLSGPQLANELGLVDGSLLRGAESGRAPRRTRVLILGVNGFIGNHLSERLLRDDRYEIYGLDIGSDAIDRLRDHPRFHFVEGDISIHSEWIEYHIKKCDVVLPLVAIATPIEYTRNPLRVFELDFEENLKLVRYCVKYNKRVIFPSTSEVYGMCQDKNFDEDSSNLIVGPINKQRWIYSVSKQLLDRVIWAYGAKGLNFTLFRPFNWMGPRLDRLDSARIGSSRAITQLILNLVEGTPIRLFDGGEQKRCFTDIADGVEALARIIDNDNDVCNGQIINIGNPENEASIRQLGEELLRQFEAHPLRSNFPPFAGFRDVESKAFYGAGYQDVEHRKPSIANAKRLLNWEPTVEMRETIGNTLDFFLREAMLEIADKR